The nucleotide sequence CCGGAAACGGGCAAGGTGCACCTGGCCGACGATGAAACCATCACGGCCGACAAAGTGATCGTCTGCAACGGCGCCTGGGCCGGGCGCTTGCTGCCGGACCATCGACTGCGCAACAGCGTCGTGCCGGTCCGCGGACAAATTGTGCTGATGCGAACGCGACAGCCGTTGTTAAGTTCCGTCGTCAACATCGGGCATCGCTATCTGCTATGTCGCGACGACGGACGAACGCTGGTCGGATCATGCGAAGAAGAAGTGGGATTTGATCTGTCGACCACCGATCGGGCGATCGATCAATTGACACAGTTTGCGTATAACCTGTGCCCTCCGCTGCAGAACGCACAGATCGAACGAACTTGGTCGGGGCTGCGTCCGCTTACCTTTGACGGCTTCCCAATGATCGGTCCCTTGCCGGGATCGAAACACGTTCTGGTTGCGACGGGGCATTTTCGCAGCGGGATCCATTTGGCTTTCGGTACCGCCGAGTTGGTCGCCGACATTGTCCAGTCCAAGACGCCAATGTTGGATGTGGCCGACTTTCGGGTCGGCAAACAGTTGGCCAACACGGTTTAATCCCCCTACCCATCACACGCTTCTAGGTATCCACCCACTGATGACCGAAATTGATCCGATCGATGATGAATCCATGACACTGGATCCACCGGGAACGATTGTCGTCTTGGGTGCGGGACCGACCGGGATCGAAGCGGCGTTGTATGGACGCTTCCTGGGCTACGATGTCACCCTGGGCGATTCCCATGGGATTGCCGGTCTTTGGCGATCGTCCATCGATGACGAACTTCCCGTTGCACCGGAGCAATGTCTGTCACCGTTGGCCAAATCGGCGCTACGTGCCCAAAGGTCGGAAGAATTGGACATCACGTTGCCGACCACCGCGTCGGCATGGATCGATGATTTTTTGACCGCGCTGACCGAAACCGATCTGTTGCGTGACCGGCTGGTGATCTCGGCCGTCGAATCGATCGATCAGGTTCCCGTGGAACCCGATCCGGAGGAAGAACCCGTCTCCGAAGATTTAGAAATCGTTGACGCCGATCAGTTGCCCCCGGATTTCCTGGTGACGTTCGCCGACGGCACGACCACGAAATGCGAAGCGGTGATCGTGACCCCAGACGCGGGGGAACTGCCGGTGACGTTTGCGTTGCCCACCGAGTATTGGTTTGCGATTGATCCAGACGACCAGGCGTCCGCCGGTGATGCCTTATTGGCCCAGCGGCGACGCATCGTTCAGATTTATGCGATTCTTGCCGGACGTGGTGACCTGGATTTGTACCGCCCCGTGCGACTGTGACCATGCCCAATGCCCTCGGCAGGTTCGGGTCCTATCGATTGCGACCAATGTACCGATGATGACGCCGCCAAACGGCTGACGCTCCTGCAGCGTCAGCCGTTTCTTTTTTGCAACCGCCGTCGTGTGCGTGCGTCGTGTCCTAGCTTTTACTGCACGAATCCGCGAACCAAGATTCCGCATCGGGGCAGGGGGACCTTTCCAAATGATCAAGCTGACGCGATTGGACGGCGAAGCATTCGTCTTGAATGCCGAACTGATCCGCTACGTCGAAACCCGGCCCGATACGTTCATCACGTTGATCAATGGCGAACGATTGGTGGTCAACGAGACGATGGACGAAGTCATCGACCGGGCCGTGCACTACCAACAGCAAAAACATTTTTGGAAGCCGGCCGTCGCGCCCACGCCGATGCCATCGCCAACGCACTAGGCCTTGGGTTCCAAACAGCCGACATGGCTTGAGGCCACCAACCGATACCGCCGGCGACGATGCCGGACGCTTTTTGCGAAGCCCGAACCACCGTTTCCATTCAAGATCCCTTCACTAACGCACTGCGACACAAACCATGGACATAGCCAGCCTGATTGGCCTGTTGCTTGCAATCGGCCTGATCATCGGTTCGATGTTATTGGGGACCGCACCGTTGTCGGCCTTTTGCGACATTCCTTCGGTGATGGTCGTGGTCGGCGGTGCGATCGCCGCCGCGCTGATCTGCTTCCCATTGGGCAGCATGCTGAAATCGCCGATGATCGCGTTGAAAGTCTTGCTGAATAAGGGCGAAGACCGCCGGACGCTGATCGAACAAATCGTCAAGCTGGCTGAAACGGCGCGTCGTGATGGCTTGCTGGCTTTAGAGTCGCAGATTGCCGAAATCGATCACCCGTTGGTGAAGACCGGCATTCAGATGGCGGTCGATGGCAGCACACCTGAAGTTGTTCAAGAAGTCTTGCGGACCGAAGTCGAAGCGATGCAAACACGCCATCGCGAAGGCAAGAGCATCATGGACCAGTTAGGCCGATTCGCACCGGCGTACGGGATGATCGGAACGTTGATGGGGCTGATCATGATGCTTCAAGACATGAGTGATCCGTCGGGTATCGGTGCCGGGATGGCGGTGGCACTGATCACGACGCTGTATGGGGCGATCGTCGCCAACGTCTTCTTCAGTCCGTTCGCGGAAAAGCTGGGACTGATCAGTCGAAACGAGATGGTCACGATGGAGATCGCGATCCGCGGTGTGATGGCGATTCAAAGTGGCGAAAGCCCGCGTGCGATCGACCAAAAACTGCAAACTTTCCTTCCGGCCAAAGAACGCACCCTGGAGTAATCCATGAACGAAGAACCGGAAGAAATGGGCATCCCAGAGTGGGTGGTGACCTTCGGCGACATGATGAGTCTGTTGCTGACGTTCTTCATCATGCTGGTGTCTCTTAGCGAAATCAAAGAAGAAGAAACCTATCAGGCGTTGGTCGATTCGATGCAGCGTTCGTTTGGCTATCAACGTACGATCGAAGCATTGACGCCTGGTGAATCAAAACCACGGGAATCGAACTTTTCCGTCCTGTCGACAGTCGGTCGTGCCAAGAACAAAAACACCGCTAAAGGTGGCGTTCCACAAAAGGCACCGACCGGTGAAGACCCACACGTTCGAATCGTGCGGCCCGGCCAAATGACCGCGGTCGGTTCGGTGATCTTTTTCCCGATGGGGTCCGATGAACTGGACAAGACGGCGCAGCGGATCTTGAAGGAAGCCGCCGCACAACTGCGTGGCAAACCACAAAAGATCGAAGTCCGTGGGCACACGTCATCCGAATTCGCCGCACGTACACGTGGTACGGGCAAGGCAATGGAACTGGGTTTCAAGCGGGCCAACGCGGTCCGCCGGTACCTGATCGAACAAGAAGGCATCGAAGCCGAACGGTTTCGGATCGCCACCGCCGGGGGCACCGAACCGATGCACAACAGCGCCGGTAATGCGGCCACGTCGCGCAATCCGCGGGTGGAAGTCTTTCTGTTGGACGAAACCGTGGACGACCTTCACGGGACCGAGGAAGAGCGACGCAGCGGCCGCAACGAATATTCCACTTCTAACTCGGAGTCGATCTGATGGCAGACACCGACGAAACCAAAGCAGACGAAGTCAACGAAGCTCCGCAGAAGCCGCGTAGCAACATCGGACTGATCGTGGCCTTTGTCGCCATGGTCGTCCTGGTGGAAACGGGCATGTTCTTTTTCCTGGTTCCCAGTGCCGATGAAGTCAGCGCTTTGGCCGAACAAAGCCTGATCGAATCCGTCCAGGAGGGTCAGGAAGAAACCGTGAAACAGGAATACGATGAGAACCAAAGCATCGAATTCAATCTGGGCGATTTCGGTGAAACCTTCAGCCCCATCGACACCGAGCGGATGTATACGGTCGAAATCACGCTGTTCGGTCTGATTCGCAAGAAGAATCTGGAAAAGATGGAAAAGGAATTCGAATCCAAACAGGGGCGTCTGCGGCACGCGATCCGAATGAAAATCCGCAACAGCGAGCTGACGGAACTGAAAGACAACCAACTGGCCTTGCTCCAACGACGAATTTTGACGACATGTAACCACTTGTTGGATGAAGACCTGTTACTGGGAGTCGGATTCCACAACTACCAGCTGCGTGAACAGTAGTTCGGAACGTCGCCACCACGCGACGCCGGGGCTGTGCCGACGGCCGGACGTCGATGCGTGAAACTCGGCGGTCGGATTGCGGCTGCCCGCCCAACCCAAGGGCCCCGGTTGATCGTGACAGGGACGGATCAACACCACCGCGGCACCATGCAAGGACGACATCGTGTCTGAAAACGCCGGTCAACCCAAACCCGACGACGCGTCCGCCGCCGATGCGTCGGCTGCGACCGATGCCGCCGTCGACCCGATCACCGATGCCCCGACACCGGACGCCGCCGATGGCTCCGGCGCCGCGGACAACCTCAGTACGGACGACATCGAACGACTCTTGGCCGAAGCGTCCGGTGGTTTGGATCAAGCGGTCAATCATCCTGTATCGGCCGACGCCGAACCGGCACCGTTTCAACTGGACCCACTGCAGGACAGCCCGGGCGAACTGGATCGGCAAAGCGTCGACCTGTTGGGTGACGTGGAACTCGACCTGCGGATCGAACTTGGACGCACCCAAATGCGTTTGGACGAAGTCCTGCAATTACGCAGCGGCAGCGTCGTCGCCTTGGACAAACTGGCCGGCGACCCGGTCGACGTGTTCGTTAACGGACGCTTGATCGCCCGCGGCGAAGTCTTGGTGATGAACGACAACTTTTGTGTTCGTGTCACCGAATTGGTCGGAGTCTGACCAACGGGCTATCTTTTGGGGAAATGGAAGGATCTTTCGCCATGACGCAACCGACACAGCCCACCGAGCGTTCTCGTTGTCGTGGCGTCGCCCCCGTGATCGCCGCAGCCATCGCATGCTTTGGCTTGTCGGTCGCCGCACCTCAGATGGCTCAGGCGCAATCACATTATGCCGTCCATGATCAATCGGTCGTCCATGATCAAGGTACGTCAGTGACCGCGAAACGGAGGATGCAAATCCCGTCGGACGATGGGCTGGAGTTTGATTCAACATCGCTCAGCGAACCGGAATCCGACACACGCATCGTGGCCCGGTCTGGCGGTTTTCCGGCACTGCGTCAAGACGCGGACTCGTCCCCGTCCTTTGGCGAACCCAATGAAAAAACGACGGCATCAATCCCCGCACCGCTGATCACCACCGGCACCAGTTTGGTGATCGTGTTGGGGCTGTTTGCCGGGTTTGTTTGGTTCACCCGACGTTTCGGTGCGTCATCACGTGGCGGCGGCGAATTGCCACAACAAGTCCTGACCCCGCTGGGCAGCACCGCAATCGATGCCCGTCATCGTATCTGTCTGGTGCGTTGTGGTTCGAAGGTGCTGGTGTTATCCCAAAGCAGTGCCGGCCTCAGCCCCCTGGCGGAAATCACCGATCCCGATGAAGTCCGCATGTTGTGCGCCGCATGCACCGGAAATTCCAAGAACGAATTCATGCAAACGCTACAGTCGTTTGAAACCCAGCCGCTTGCACAGGGATTCGCCGGAGGCCCACACGAAGTGCCCGGCGGAATGTCGCCGGCCAACGTTCAAGCCGCTTCGGCAACGCAATCTCGCGGCCGGCTGTTTGCCACCGCTTGATCGCAGGTGGCCGGCGTGATCAAGGCACGTCAATTTTTCACGGTGCGCTGCAACCAATCCCGACACAGATCCGGCCAAGCCGATGCACCGGAGATTTCCTTCGCCAGCCCGACGCCGTGGCGGCCTTCGGGAAAGACATGCATTTCAGCCGGCACGCCGTGGTCCACGCAGGCTTGATAGTACACCAAGCTGTTTTTCACTGGCACGACGGTGTCCGCAGCGGTATGAAACAGAAATGTGGGCGGCGTCCGCGCGGTGACCTGTTTGTCATTACTCATCAACGCGACCAGCCTGGGATCGGGGTCGGTGCCCAACAGATTTCGTTGGCTTCCCGCGTGGGTGAAATCCACCCCCATGGCGATCACCGGGTAACACAGGATGCTGAAGTCTGGTCGCGAACTAATTTCCGCAATTTGGTCGCCCTGCTGGACATTGGTGTCTGCGAAGTGTGTTGAAACGGTGGATGCCAAGTGGCCGCCCGCGCTGAAACCGATCACTCCGATCTTGTCAGGGATCACGTTCCATTCTTTCGCATTGGCGCGAACCGTCTGGATGGCGCGTTGGGCATCGGTCATGGGATAGGGATGCCCATAGCCTTTCCCATCGTTGCCCTGACCGCGAACACGGTAGGTACAGATCGCCGAAGTGAACCCCATCGATCGAAACCAGTCCGCAATTTGATAGCCCTCGTGATCCATCGCTCGACCGTGATAGCCACCGCCGGGAAGAATCACGACGGCCGGTACAGCGTCGCGCGATTCTGCGTGGGTGACGATCAATTGCGGCACATCGCCTTCGCCCGTTTGCGTTGCGCCGGGAACCCCGTCGGGCCACAAATCCATCACCTGACGCTGCGGCGAAACCACATCGTCGGCCATGCACGATGACGTCGCCTCTCCGGTGGCGATGACCATCACCAACGCGGCCACCAAGAATTGGGCTGGGGGACAAACACGTTCAAAACAGGATTTCATGAGAGCGTCTCGTTTGGAGAGGGGGGGTAAGTACGTAAGGAACGACTCGGCTGGGGGTGAACGTCCGCCGCGCGTCACGGGGCCGGAACTGGTAACCGGGGTTTGACGAGAGCGGTTCGGACACGCCTGGTGAAACCAACCCGATGGGGCAGGGCAGGGCGGTGCACGGTCGGGCGGACCTTAACGGCATCGGCCCATTTGGCTACAAAACATCGCCGCGATCGGCGTGTCGCTTTGAATCTTGCCTCCCGCAGTCACCACCAAAGGTTATCGCATTGTCTTCCACGACGCTGGCCGATGCCGGGGTTTCCCTACCGCCACCAACGTGGGGCCAACGCCTTGCGACCTGGCGGATGATTTTTTCGACCGCACTGGCCGAACGCTTGGTCTACCGCGGCGATTTTGCTTTGGGAACGTTGATGCGTTTCCTGCCGATCATCACCCAGATCTTTTTGTGGTTTGCGGTCTTCGACGCCATCGGCAGTGCCGATGGAAGTGAAGCAACGGAGATCGGAGGTTTCGGATTCCGAGACATCGTTGCCTATTATCTGTTAACGATGATTGCCCGCGCATTCAGCAGCATGCCGGGCCTTGCATCGGGCATCGCACGTCAGATCCGAGATGGTGAAATTAAGCGTTACCTGATTCAACCGATTGATCTGATCAGTTTTCTGTTGCTCAACCGCGTCGCTCACAAGATCGCCTATTACGCCGTGGCGATCGCACCCTTCGCCTTTGTCTTTTATCTGTGTCGCGGTTACTTCGTCGACGGTTGGCCCGAACCTCACGTGCTGGCAGCCTTCGTCGGAAGCCTTGTGATGGGATTCTTGATCGGCTTTTTCATGGAAGCCGCGATCGGAATGATTGGTTTTTGGTTTCTGGAAGTCACCTCACTGTTGTTCGTCTTCATGCTGTTCAGTTTCTTCCTGTCCGGCCACATGTTTCCGCTGACTCTGCTTCCCGATGGTGTGGGTCAAGTCGTGCGGTTTCTGCCGTTCAAGTACTTGGCCTATTTCCCCGCCGCGGTGTTTTTGAACAAGATTCCCGACGATCAATTGCCGCTGGAGATGGCGGTCGAAGCGGCTTGGCTGACGTTTTTTATCGTGGTCTGTCGCTTCGCCTATTCGCGCGGCCTGGAACGCTACAGCGGGTACGGCGGCTGAACCGAATCGTTCCGGCGCGGCACTGCCTGCAGAAAGCCTCTCCCCAAATTGTCCATTGCCATCGGTCGACCTTGACGTGAATCCTTCCTACCCAAAAGTCTTTGCGACGTTCGCGCGGAACAGCCTGATCCGCGACATGACGTTTCGCACCAACTTCATCTTGGATTGCGTCAGCAGCATCGGTTGGACGCTGATGAATGTCGGGTTCTATCTGATCATCTTTCAGTTCACACCGACGATCGGTCAAGGCACCGGCTGGGACCAGGACCGATTCTTCTTATTCCTGGCGACGACTTGGTTCATCAACAGCTTGGTGCAAGCGTTCTTCATGCCCAATGCGGAAGAATTCAGTGAATTGATCCGTACCGGAGGTCTGGACTTCGCATTGCTGAAACCGATCGATACACAATTCTTGATCTCGTTTCGGAAGGTCAGCTGGAGTTCGCTTTCCAATTTTGCTGCGGGATTGGTGATCGCGGCAGTCGCGTTGTACCGCTTGGCCCATCACGAAACCGATCCTTTGGTACCGTCGGCTTTGTCCGTGGTTTTATACGTCCTGTTTTGCGGCTGTGGTGTGGTGATCATGTACAGCTTGATGATCTGCCTGAGCGCGACCAGCGTTTGGCTGGGACGAAACCAAACGCTTTACAACTTTTGGTTTTACATCACGAACTTCAGCCGCTATCCGATGGAAATCTACAACCGCGGTTGGGGCACCGCGTTGTACGGATTGTTCACGTTCGTGATTCCCGTGCTGGTGGTTGTGAACGTACCGGCCCGCATCCTGGCCCAACCCGTCAATCCGGAAACCAGCGATCAATGGTGGCTGGTCGGTTGGGCGTTGGTGGCCACATTGGTCAGCCTGGCCGGCAGCCGGTGGGTATTTCGGCGGGCGTTGGGCAGCTACCGCAGTGCGAGTAGCTGAGAAACGGTCATCACAAAATTTCCGAAATTCGCGTCGTCAGGTCGACACCGAAGCTGGTCGGAAGGGTTAAATCACCGGGTAACTCTGGAGTTTCAGCTTGCGTGATTCGATGGTCTACAAATTCGTCCTGGTCGACACCGCTTCGGGAAAAGACCTGCAACAGTGGGTGCTGTCCGTACCGGCAACCGTGGGTCGCAGCCCTGCTGCGGACATCACGATCAATGATTCGACCATCAGCCGCCGCCATTGCACCTTCACACTGGATCCACAGGGCGCGTTGATTGTCCGCGACATGGGGTCGACCAACGGCGTTTACATCGACGACCAACGGGTCGACAAAGCCGTGATCAGCCCGGGAATGATGGTCGAAATCGGCAAATTCAATCTTCGTCTGGAGTGGACCGATCTGCCGCAGGAAGTTCCCGACGAACCCGACGACTACATCGAACTGGACGTGACCGAGCGCATGAAAGTGATCACGCCCGAAGACGTGCAAAACTTTTTGGCAAAGCAAAAAGAACTGCAGCAGAAGAAGAAACCAGAGGGCTCGTGATTGTCCGTTTCCACGACCATCGGGCGGTGACTTAGCTACCCAGCCCGGCCAGCCAAACCAACAACGAGATCACCAGAAAGCAGATTCCCACCGACGCAACGAATCCCAACACGTCGATCTTGTTTGGACGGACGAATTCCCACTGGGATCCCGGGAACAGCTTGTTCCCACTCGTTGCATCGGGATCCGAATACGCGGCAGCCAGCCGCTGTGCATCGGCCTGCGGATCGGGATCCACCGGCGTGTTCATCTTGGCAAAATATCGCGATGTTTGTGGTTCCGGAGGCCGCGGAGTCAGGGTGGATAATACCATCAACACCAGAAACGGCATCAACACACGCCCGGGCAATCGCAGCGTCTGCAGAAAAGCGTCGCTGGCACCGGACAAGTCCAGCCCAATCCATTCGTAAAACCACAGGTCCAAATCCAGCGCCCCGGAACCTTTGCCGCCGGCCACACGCTGTTCGGTCACGACGCGCATGCCGTCGTTGGATTGGCGATCCACCACCTGCCACTCCAATGACTCCGCTGCATCGAACCCGCCGCGCCAGTACACCGACCGGCCGCCACGTTTGCGTGTGACGGTGATGTCTTGCCCCAAGACTGCGGCTGGTGGTGGCGGCCCCAGATGCGATCGTTGCTGTTCGATCTGATCGGCATCCAATTCGTCGCTGCGCGCCGTGATTTGTTCATCGGCGGCATCCCACGCTTGCCGCTTGGCGACATCGGACTCGGTGGCCGGCCGCGTGACCGTCGTTGTGACACGTCGTGTCGCCGCCAACAGGGATTCGTTGGTTCGCAGCGAAGGCATCATCGCCGGCAATAAAAGGGGAACCACAAAGAACGCCAACGCTGAAAAAGCAACCGTCCCCCAGACGGCGACCTTTCCCGGACGTCGCCAATACATCCCAACCCAAAACGGTGCCGCAAACAGAATCGGCAACTCAATGGCCATTTTGAATTGCCCAAAGACGTCCGACATGGTCATGGCGATCGATGCCGCACCGATCAGCATGATCAAACCTGCCAAGCGGCCGACCAACAGATACCTTGCTTCATCGGCGTCCTTATCAACGTACGCGGCGTACCAATTTCGCACGACCAAGCCTGACGTGACGATCATGTAGGTGTCCGCCGAACTCATCATCGCGGCCAACAAACTGGCCAACATCAAGCCAACCAAACCGCATTTCAGCGGCCCCAAAATCTCACGGGCCGCGACGCCCCACACTCGATCTGGGTCTTGAGCGATTTCAACCTGATCGGCCAACAATGCCAGTGCGATCAAAGCCGTCATCGCCCAGCCGACCGTACAAAGTCGCTTCAAGAAGTTTCCGGCGACCAAGCCGATGCGGGCTTCTAATTCACTTTTTGCCGAACCACCACCGGTGGCGATGAAATGGGGCTGGACGACGATGCCGACTAGCGAAAGCACCGTCAGGGACAAGATGTAATGAATCGGGAACTCGCCGCTGGACGGTCCGGCGAACAACTGGAAATAGTCGGCTGAAACACGCTGGTGCAGGATTTCGAACCCCGTCTGCATTGTCACCGGGGCGTCGCCCCCGAACCGTTCGGCCAATTGCCACAGGCCATACGG is from Crateriforma conspicua and encodes:
- a CDS encoding flagellar FlbD family protein, which codes for MIKLTRLDGEAFVLNAELIRYVETRPDTFITLINGERLVVNETMDEVIDRAVHYQQQKHFWKPAVAPTPMPSPTH
- a CDS encoding motility protein A, which translates into the protein MDIASLIGLLLAIGLIIGSMLLGTAPLSAFCDIPSVMVVVGGAIAAALICFPLGSMLKSPMIALKVLLNKGEDRRTLIEQIVKLAETARRDGLLALESQIAEIDHPLVKTGIQMAVDGSTPEVVQEVLRTEVEAMQTRHREGKSIMDQLGRFAPAYGMIGTLMGLIMMLQDMSDPSGIGAGMAVALITTLYGAIVANVFFSPFAEKLGLISRNEMVTMEIAIRGVMAIQSGESPRAIDQKLQTFLPAKERTLE
- a CDS encoding OmpA/MotB family protein; translation: MNEEPEEMGIPEWVVTFGDMMSLLLTFFIMLVSLSEIKEEETYQALVDSMQRSFGYQRTIEALTPGESKPRESNFSVLSTVGRAKNKNTAKGGVPQKAPTGEDPHVRIVRPGQMTAVGSVIFFPMGSDELDKTAQRILKEAAAQLRGKPQKIEVRGHTSSEFAARTRGTGKAMELGFKRANAVRRYLIEQEGIEAERFRIATAGGTEPMHNSAGNAATSRNPRVEVFLLDETVDDLHGTEEERRSGRNEYSTSNSESI
- a CDS encoding dihydrolipoamide acetyltransferase, whose amino-acid sequence is MADTDETKADEVNEAPQKPRSNIGLIVAFVAMVVLVETGMFFFLVPSADEVSALAEQSLIESVQEGQEETVKQEYDENQSIEFNLGDFGETFSPIDTERMYTVEITLFGLIRKKNLEKMEKEFESKQGRLRHAIRMKIRNSELTELKDNQLALLQRRILTTCNHLLDEDLLLGVGFHNYQLREQ
- the fliN gene encoding flagellar motor switch protein FliN, which produces MSENAGQPKPDDASAADASAATDAAVDPITDAPTPDAADGSGAADNLSTDDIERLLAEASGGLDQAVNHPVSADAEPAPFQLDPLQDSPGELDRQSVDLLGDVELDLRIELGRTQMRLDEVLQLRSGSVVALDKLAGDPVDVFVNGRLIARGEVLVMNDNFCVRVTELVGV
- a CDS encoding FliO/MopB family protein, with the protein product MTQPTQPTERSRCRGVAPVIAAAIACFGLSVAAPQMAQAQSHYAVHDQSVVHDQGTSVTAKRRMQIPSDDGLEFDSTSLSEPESDTRIVARSGGFPALRQDADSSPSFGEPNEKTTASIPAPLITTGTSLVIVLGLFAGFVWFTRRFGASSRGGGELPQQVLTPLGSTAIDARHRICLVRCGSKVLVLSQSSAGLSPLAEITDPDEVRMLCAACTGNSKNEFMQTLQSFETQPLAQGFAGGPHEVPGGMSPANVQAASATQSRGRLFATA
- a CDS encoding alpha/beta hydrolase yields the protein MKSCFERVCPPAQFLVAALVMVIATGEATSSCMADDVVSPQRQVMDLWPDGVPGATQTGEGDVPQLIVTHAESRDAVPAVVILPGGGYHGRAMDHEGYQIADWFRSMGFTSAICTYRVRGQGNDGKGYGHPYPMTDAQRAIQTVRANAKEWNVIPDKIGVIGFSAGGHLASTVSTHFADTNVQQGDQIAEISSRPDFSILCYPVIAMGVDFTHAGSQRNLLGTDPDPRLVALMSNDKQVTARTPPTFLFHTAADTVVPVKNSLVYYQACVDHGVPAEMHVFPEGRHGVGLAKEISGASAWPDLCRDWLQRTVKN
- a CDS encoding ABC transporter permease; translation: MIFSTALAERLVYRGDFALGTLMRFLPIITQIFLWFAVFDAIGSADGSEATEIGGFGFRDIVAYYLLTMIARAFSSMPGLASGIARQIRDGEIKRYLIQPIDLISFLLLNRVAHKIAYYAVAIAPFAFVFYLCRGYFVDGWPEPHVLAAFVGSLVMGFLIGFFMEAAIGMIGFWFLEVTSLLFVFMLFSFFLSGHMFPLTLLPDGVGQVVRFLPFKYLAYFPAAVFLNKIPDDQLPLEMAVEAAWLTFFIVVCRFAYSRGLERYSGYGG
- a CDS encoding ABC transporter permease, whose amino-acid sequence is MTFRTNFILDCVSSIGWTLMNVGFYLIIFQFTPTIGQGTGWDQDRFFLFLATTWFINSLVQAFFMPNAEEFSELIRTGGLDFALLKPIDTQFLISFRKVSWSSLSNFAAGLVIAAVALYRLAHHETDPLVPSALSVVLYVLFCGCGVVIMYSLMICLSATSVWLGRNQTLYNFWFYITNFSRYPMEIYNRGWGTALYGLFTFVIPVLVVVNVPARILAQPVNPETSDQWWLVGWALVATLVSLAGSRWVFRRALGSYRSASS
- a CDS encoding FHA domain-containing protein, whose amino-acid sequence is MRDSMVYKFVLVDTASGKDLQQWVLSVPATVGRSPAADITINDSTISRRHCTFTLDPQGALIVRDMGSTNGVYIDDQRVDKAVISPGMMVEIGKFNLRLEWTDLPQEVPDEPDDYIELDVTERMKVITPEDVQNFLAKQKELQQKKKPEGS
- a CDS encoding sodium:solute symporter family protein, with translation MSAIDIAVLLTYFAVMIAIGAWASRRVRDQEGYFMGGRGFGKLLQTFAAFGAGTGAHEPVTVGRTGWTSGLSGVWSAMMWLFVTPVYWITAVWYRRMRHLTLGDWFVERYDSKLLGAAYTLFAIVFYMFYLSTMLSAVAKFSIPLIGAETIFGLPAALVLIPSISVVVILYGVLGGLTAAYWTDLLQGIFIILLSVLLIPYGLWQLAERFGGDAPVTMQTGFEILHQRVSADYFQLFAGPSSGEFPIHYILSLTVLSLVGIVVQPHFIATGGGSAKSELEARIGLVAGNFLKRLCTVGWAMTALIALALLADQVEIAQDPDRVWGVAAREILGPLKCGLVGLMLASLLAAMMSSADTYMIVTSGLVVRNWYAAYVDKDADEARYLLVGRLAGLIMLIGAASIAMTMSDVFGQFKMAIELPILFAAPFWVGMYWRRPGKVAVWGTVAFSALAFFVVPLLLPAMMPSLRTNESLLAATRRVTTTVTRPATESDVAKRQAWDAADEQITARSDELDADQIEQQRSHLGPPPPAAVLGQDITVTRKRGGRSVYWRGGFDAAESLEWQVVDRQSNDGMRVVTEQRVAGGKGSGALDLDLWFYEWIGLDLSGASDAFLQTLRLPGRVLMPFLVLMVLSTLTPRPPEPQTSRYFAKMNTPVDPDPQADAQRLAAAYSDPDATSGNKLFPGSQWEFVRPNKIDVLGFVASVGICFLVISLLVWLAGLGS